Proteins from a genomic interval of Zingiber officinale cultivar Zhangliang chromosome 1B, Zo_v1.1, whole genome shotgun sequence:
- the LOC122041373 gene encoding uncharacterized protein LOC122041373, producing the protein MIGKQNLQKAIDSAKDGFNFEVRWHPFFLNPDAPKEGINKTDFYKQKFGASQYEAMMSRMTKIFNSLGFEYDTSGLTGSTLDSHRLITFSASQGYDKQNALVEELFLNYFCQGKYIGDRKVLLDAAEKVGIEGASELLHDPTKGIEEVNEELEKYSSRINGVPHFVINEKYKISGGQPPDVFLRAFQAAADDGSRQ; encoded by the exons ATGATTGGAAAACAGAACCTTCAAAAGGCCATAGATTCAGCAAAAGATGGATTTAACTTTGAG GTTCGGTGGCATCCATTTTTTCTCAACCCTGATGCACCCAAAGAAGGAATTAACAAGACAGACTTCTATAAACAGAAGTTTGGAGCTTCACAGTATGAGGCGATGATGTCTAGGATGACAAAG ATATTTAATAGCCTTGGATTTGAGTATGATACCTCTGGGTTAAC GGGAAGTACACTGGATAGTCACAGACTTATAACATTTTCTGCAAGCCAAGGTTATGATAAACAAAATGCTCTTGTAGAGGAGTTGTTCCTCAACTACTTCTGTCAAGGAAAGTACATTGGAGATCG GAAAGTTCTATTGGATGCTGCTGAGAAGGTTGGCATAGAAGGAGCTTCAGAATTGCTCCACGACCCAACAAAAGGGATAGAGGAG GTCAATGAAGAGCTTGAAAAGTATTCTTCTCGCATCAATGGAGTTCCCCACTTTGTG ATTAATGAAAAATACAAGATCAGCGGTGGACAGCCTCCTGATGTGTTCCTGCGAGCATTTCAAGCAGCTGCAGATGATGGTTCCCgacaatga
- the LOC121975362 gene encoding exosome complex component RRP42-like, with protein sequence MVGLSLGEKQFIHGGIAQDLRTDGRKRLHYRPISIETGVIPQANGSARVRLGATDVIVSIKAELGKPSSLQPDKGKVSIFVDCSPTAAPMFEGRGGEELSSELSVALQRCLLGGKSGAGAGIDPSSLVIVEGKVCWDLYIDGLVVSSDGNLLDALGAAIKVALSNTGIPKVTVILGPSPNDQPDVDLSDEEFLQFDTTGVPVIVTLTKVGRHYIADATLEEESQMSSAMSVSLNRHGHICGLTKRGAAGLDPSVVLDMISVAQHVGEQLMSMLDSEIAAAEAAATQEQ encoded by the exons ATGGTAGGCCTTTCTCTAGGAGAGAAACAATTCATACATGGTGGGATTGCTCAGGACCTCCGCACGGACGGTCGAAAAAGACTCCATTACCGACCCATCTCAATCGAGACAGGAGTCATTCCTCAG GCGAATGGGTCTGCACGAGTTAGATTGGGAGCAACAGATGTTATTGTTAGCATTAAG GCAGAATTGGGGAAGCCAAGCTCTCTACAACCGGATAAAGGAAAAGTTTCTATTTTTGTTGACTGCAGTCCGACAGCAGCACCAATGTTTGAG GGAAGGGGAGGTGAAGAACTGTCTTCAGAACTCTCAGTTGCTCTTCAGAGATGTTTACTAGGTGGTAAGAGCGGAGCAG GGGCTGGAATCGATCCCTCGTCCCTTGTCATTGTCGAGGGTAAGGTGTGCTGGGATTTGTACATTGATGGCCTAGTTGTCAGTTCAGATGGAAATCTACTTGATGCATTAGGCGCTGCAATCAAG GTAGCTTTAAGTAATACAGGCATCCCAAAGGTCACTGTTATTCTTGGACCTTCACCAAATGACCAACCAGATGTTGATCTCAGCGATGAAGAGTTCTTGCAGTTTGACACTACTGGAGTCCCTGTTATAGTTACCCTGACTAAG GTCGGTCGCCACTACATTGCTGATGCGACTTTGGAAGAGGAGTCTCAAATGAGCTCCGCTATGTCTGTCTCCTTGAATAGGCATGGACATATATGTGGACTGACGAAGCGAGGCGCTGCTGGCTTGGACCCAAGTGTTGTTCTTGACATGATTTCAGTAGCACAGCATGTAGGCGAGCAACTGATGTCTATGCTCGATTCAGAGATCGCCGCTGCAGAGGCAGCAGCAACCCAGGAACAATGA
- the LOC122041365 gene encoding WAT1-related protein At4g08290-like, translated as MLGLGGAMVMTFFRGHHESRHLQQLGLNIESFPLSPVLKFLGQSGGNFILGAFIAIIGCSSCSAYLLYQETIIEEYPCKLSLSFLINLMGLLQCAVASLILEKPSALNLQWNMQLLLIVCIGICMGAERFIIIMCVKEKGAVYVSAFSPLSTVIVAILEPLLLHEQLTWSCQKIEMK; from the exons ATGCTAGGTTTAGGAGGGGCAATGGTGATGACCTTCTTCAGGGGCCATCATGAAAGCCGACATCTACAACAATTAGGATTAAACATAGAGTCATTTCCCTTGTCGCCAGTGCTCAAATTCCTTGGCCAAAGTGGTGGTAACTTCATATTGGGAGCCTTTATTGCCATCATTGGGTGTTCCTCCTGCTCAGCTTATCTACTTTACCAG GAGACAATAATTGAAGAATACCCTTGTAAACTCTCCCTCTCGTTCCTGATCAACTTAATGGGCCTCCTCCAGTGTGCAGTTGCTTCACTCATATTGGAGAAGCCCTCAGCCCTAAATTTGCAGTGGAACATGCAGCTCCTTCTCATAGTTTGCATT GGAATTTGCATGGGTGCAGAAAGATTCATCATAATAATGTGTGTGAAGGAAAAGGGTGCAGTCTATGTTTCAGCTTTCAGTCCCCTGAGTACAGTGATAGTTGCCATTCTTGAGCCTTTGCTACTGCATGAACAGCTAACCTGGAGCTG CCAAAAAATAGAAATGAAATGA